A genome region from Christensenella minuta includes the following:
- a CDS encoding Gx transporter family protein, translating to MALQDHKTSRFVLAAVLCGIALALSLLDGAVSSLLPLPGLKLGLANVVSLFALCCLGLPWALLICLVRSLLAAMLSGNMAMLFFSLAGGLVSILIMYFALKRLSVIKASVLGGISHNLMQLACAALLTATPQVSYYLPVLVLTGTMCGFFVGVLCALVFRRIRFPFAAVSSK from the coding sequence ATGGCATTACAGGATCATAAAACCTCGCGCTTCGTGCTCGCGGCAGTGTTATGCGGCATTGCGCTCGCGCTGTCCCTGCTCGACGGCGCAGTCTCTTCCCTTTTGCCCCTTCCCGGCCTCAAGCTCGGCCTCGCGAACGTGGTATCCCTGTTTGCGCTTTGCTGTCTCGGCCTTCCATGGGCCCTGCTCATCTGCCTTGTGCGCAGCCTGCTGGCTGCAATGCTCTCCGGCAACATGGCCATGCTGTTTTTCTCGCTCGCAGGCGGGCTCGTTTCCATCCTGATTATGTATTTTGCGTTAAAGCGCCTGTCCGTCATCAAGGCAAGCGTTCTCGGCGGCATTTCCCATAACCTGATGCAGCTTGCCTGTGCGGCCCTTCTGACCGCCACCCCCCAGGTCTCCTATTATTTGCCGGTGCTCGTCCTTACGGGGACAATGTGCGGTTTTTTCGTGGGCGTGCTGTGTGCGCTCGTCTTCCGGCGGATACGATTTCCCTTTGCGGCCGTTTCGTCAAAATAG
- a CDS encoding tyrosine-protein phosphatase: MNVSKPLPLAGAHNVRDLGGYPTEDGKTTKYKAFLRGDSLHGLTKEDEEYLDGYGVRLVIDVRGNNEAFLHPDHIDKKRIKRLHVPLLDHIQSEAMLGKLPDDMGGMYIGLVENSKDGLKEIFANMAGEEGVTLYHCTAGKDRTGIITMLVLKLAGVADDAVLADYAVSETYMKDMFEKQRRMVEKAGVNVPDYVFRSKPEYMQKLMEHIAGKYGAAEGYLEAIGLSGGEIGRLKGKIV; the protein is encoded by the coding sequence ATGAATGTATCGAAGCCGCTGCCGCTGGCGGGTGCGCACAATGTACGCGACCTCGGCGGATATCCTACGGAAGACGGAAAGACAACAAAGTATAAGGCGTTTTTGCGCGGAGACAGCCTGCATGGGCTGACAAAAGAGGATGAGGAATATCTGGACGGCTACGGAGTGAGGCTTGTAATCGACGTGCGCGGGAACAATGAGGCATTCCTGCATCCCGATCATATCGATAAAAAACGGATCAAGCGGCTCCACGTTCCGCTCCTCGACCATATTCAGTCGGAAGCGATGCTTGGAAAACTGCCGGACGACATGGGCGGGATGTATATCGGCCTTGTGGAAAACAGCAAAGACGGCCTCAAAGAAATTTTTGCCAATATGGCAGGGGAAGAGGGCGTGACCCTTTACCACTGCACGGCGGGAAAAGACCGCACGGGCATCATCACCATGCTGGTTTTGAAGCTTGCGGGGGTGGCGGACGACGCGGTCCTTGCGGACTATGCGGTTTCCGAAACCTATATGAAGGATATGTTTGAAAAACAGCGCAGGATGGTCGAAAAGGCGGGCGTAAACGTGCCGGATTACGTGTTCCGCTCGAAGCCCGAATATATGCAAAAGCTGATGGAGCATATTGCCGGGAAATATGGTGCGGCAGAGGGCTATCTCGAGGCGATTGGGCTTTCCGGCGGCGAGATCGGGCGGCTGAAAGGGAAGATAGTGTGA
- a CDS encoding FAD:protein FMN transferase, with translation MRRIFSVLLAACCLFAFTSCAPAQKTSEIFAMDTFIIQTAYTDNGDVLRQNNEIARRLEDEMSRTIKTSDVCRLNAAPGQDVEVSGETAEVLAVSLEAAADTGGAFSPALGSVIAAWGFGTENAHVPEEAELASALAAADYRTVTLDGNTVNTGGAMIDLGAAVKGYALDKAAENLKAGGVESAIISFGGSIYALGKKPDGNSYKIGIRDPEGSENDYMATILLDGKFVSTSGTYERGFTEDGAYYDHVLDPKTGYPVDNGLVAATALCESGILSDIYSTALLVMGAEKGVAFAEERGIDALFLTGDKRIVTTDGFAEKYGLTVKNREYSLD, from the coding sequence ATGAGGCGCATTTTTTCCGTATTGCTTGCGGCCTGTTGTCTTTTCGCGTTTACCTCCTGTGCCCCCGCACAGAAAACCAGTGAGATTTTCGCGATGGATACCTTCATCATCCAAACGGCCTATACGGATAACGGCGACGTCCTCCGCCAAAACAATGAAATCGCCCGCAGGCTTGAGGACGAAATGTCGCGCACCATCAAAACAAGCGATGTCTGCAGGCTGAACGCCGCACCTGGGCAGGATGTGGAGGTTTCAGGCGAAACGGCGGAAGTGCTGGCTGTCTCGCTCGAAGCGGCTGCGGATACCGGCGGGGCGTTTTCGCCCGCGCTCGGCAGCGTCATTGCCGCGTGGGGCTTCGGCACCGAAAATGCGCATGTACCGGAAGAAGCGGAGCTTGCTTCCGCGCTCGCAGCTGCGGATTACCGCACGGTAACGCTCGATGGGAATACCGTGAACACGGGCGGCGCGATGATCGACCTTGGCGCCGCGGTCAAGGGCTATGCGCTTGATAAGGCCGCCGAAAACCTGAAGGCAGGCGGCGTTGAGTCCGCCATCATCTCCTTCGGCGGAAGCATTTACGCCCTCGGGAAAAAGCCGGATGGGAACAGTTACAAAATCGGCATCCGCGACCCGGAGGGCAGTGAGAACGATTATATGGCGACGATCCTGCTCGACGGGAAATTCGTTTCGACCTCCGGCACGTATGAGCGCGGCTTCACAGAGGATGGTGCCTATTACGACCATGTGCTCGACCCCAAAACAGGATACCCCGTAGATAACGGCCTCGTGGCGGCGACGGCCCTCTGTGAAAGCGGTATCCTTTCGGATATCTATTCCACGGCCCTGCTTGTGATGGGTGCGGAAAAAGGCGTTGCTTTTGCGGAGGAACGCGGGATAGACGCGCTTTTCCTCACCGGGGATAAGCGGATCGTCACTACGGACGGCTTCGCGGAAAAGTACGGGCTTACGGTCAAAAACAGGGAATACAGCCTCGACTGA
- a CDS encoding DUF1294 domain-containing protein, with protein MDYFVVYFLAINLVAFTVCCYDKRAAQRSKRRIPEKTLFLLSAVGGAYGMLLSMLGCRHKTRHPSFMILVPLFCVLWAVLTALFLKYIA; from the coding sequence ATGGATTATTTTGTCGTTTACTTTCTGGCAATCAATCTGGTTGCCTTTACCGTCTGTTGTTATGATAAACGCGCCGCACAGCGTTCTAAACGCCGTATCCCGGAAAAAACATTGTTTTTGTTGTCCGCCGTCGGCGGGGCCTACGGTATGCTGCTTAGTATGCTCGGATGCCGGCATAAAACGCGGCATCCCTCTTTTATGATCCTCGTACCGCTTTTCTGCGTACTCTGGGCGGTGCTGACCGCATTATTTCTAAAATATATTGCATAA
- a CDS encoding zinc metallopeptidase, with protein sequence MFFPLWFDWTWLILIPAFIITIWAQARVSNAYKKYSQIPAKSGVTGREFAQSMLRQNGVDGVAVRPVAGDMTDHFDPRNNTVNLSEGVYAKHSIAAVSIAAHECGHVLQKDKKYGPMRIRNAIVPVVNFATKLAFPLILIGILFSARVPGLEVLVDIGAWVYFAVVIFQLVTLPVEFNASKRAMANISASGVLTVQEQTEAKRMLSAAAMTYVAAMLASFLSFLRLFLLSRRR encoded by the coding sequence TCTGATTCCGGCATTTATTATTACGATCTGGGCGCAGGCACGTGTCAGCAACGCATATAAGAAGTATTCGCAGATTCCGGCGAAAAGCGGCGTGACGGGCCGTGAGTTCGCACAATCCATGCTGCGGCAAAACGGCGTCGACGGTGTGGCTGTGAGGCCTGTCGCGGGGGATATGACCGATCACTTCGATCCGCGCAATAACACGGTGAACCTTTCGGAAGGCGTTTATGCGAAGCATTCGATCGCTGCCGTTTCCATCGCCGCGCACGAATGCGGGCATGTGCTGCAGAAAGATAAGAAATATGGACCGATGCGGATACGGAACGCAATCGTTCCAGTGGTAAATTTTGCGACAAAGCTTGCGTTTCCGCTGATCCTGATCGGGATTTTATTTTCCGCCCGGGTCCCCGGGCTGGAAGTGCTGGTGGATATCGGCGCATGGGTGTATTTTGCGGTCGTGATTTTCCAGCTCGTCACCCTGCCCGTGGAGTTCAACGCCAGCAAGCGGGCGATGGCCAACATCTCTGCTTCCGGGGTGCTGACCGTACAGGAGCAGACGGAAGCAAAACGCATGCTTTCCGCCGCGGCTATGACGTATGTGGCGGCGATGCTAGCGTCCTTCCTGTCCTTTCTGCGGCTGTTTCTGCTTTCGCGGAGAAGATAA
- a CDS encoding terminase small subunit — MEENMGRKLKFRSVKALQEKVDAYFEECEKTGEPLTVTGLALALDTSRETLLNYQKRDGYGDVVRRAKMKIENAYEKRLIARGNGGDVFALKNFGWKDKSERAVEVTGDLSLEAKLKEMMGEKF; from the coding sequence GTGGAAGAAAATATGGGACGAAAGCTAAAATTCAGAAGTGTAAAGGCATTGCAGGAGAAGGTGGACGCATATTTCGAGGAATGCGAGAAAACGGGAGAACCGCTGACTGTGACGGGACTCGCGCTGGCGCTCGACACGTCGCGCGAGACGCTGCTTAATTACCAGAAGCGGGACGGATATGGAGACGTAGTGCGCCGCGCGAAGATGAAGATCGAAAACGCATATGAAAAGCGCCTGATTGCCCGGGGAAACGGCGGGGATGTATTTGCCCTGAAAAATTTCGGCTGGAAGGATAAATCCGAGCGGGCGGTCGAAGTGACGGGCGACCTTTCGCTTGAGGCGAAACTGAAAGAGATGATGGGAGAAAAGTTTTGA
- a CDS encoding AAA family ATPase — MANYNGKKKVRVTAGSIKNSGSTWRDTEDKGKHTEKVRVTAGNIRNAGSTQRQPGSKPEKKQEAGGAWVTAGNIRNAGSVWRPYTSRRTPAAQNSAPWEKVTQYAPGPAESIAPFLQLDPEEKLAAGWAGGRKGGVSAWEQPFAAGAVPDQTKILSEMTAKAAEGEKAKDWADYTNQLGTGNDTQAKSTKSVDAATQPGLYEKWYIVDQSYKAFNDQIDAQLAEQEKSLKPGYVINRPTQEERDKWFREMMKENGMGSYLVTGMPDQSDEGYRDYVKKIAELEADYARLDEYDKVAAQEQVQRENKQPEWWEYFVLPAHTAYKYWKNGQPEDAYTRAQSYIRQDQTVNDLEGRIEALDMQIKAAPEGNKQKLEEEKDELTRQLDARRVQLTQYAQERIAGEYEQIAQDADFAELAVAGAAKGGKLKAVKKNPVGSAFLSADAPLYGAMTQEEQDVYHAHLARGGEQEANAYFESIRERLSGRTAQFGEKITNMMGTDEVFEQTGLPEFMRAAQQGTVQTIKGGASFLAGGTEAVQGLGQTARMAFLGEEAPLPQSYLQKTQQLFREDMDGVEAVVNDILYGIGEMLPAVAVGIATGGAGVPAAVGSAVSSLVTAGTSFGSTYSQARREGKEAGEAASYALLTAASEAALQYGFSGVKALGGSALSRTLGKKLDGVLGKLASGNLGQRFAGMVLKNIGQNGGEFVEEYLQSVMTPFLRNAAFGENNEVSFLSEDALYDGMVGYLTSMVMNVPYVAGRRGAGDGEAALAISDAQRILQSGEETLTPQERALQSGLLEAVETGRIGPEVREALPLSANERIAAAQVRIWAENGRLNETIGLEQDIGTLAPQEQALCREVQEAVESGRVTAELKEKLGLPGNDRVAVGLLRTWAQDGTIARLIGDVQAGQVRGELERRGEWSNGEAHTDRLKPIDIERKASNDTVYREIVLSETYQPYKQFGDEAEYEAAIREYNMEGAPESLAEYSELRYTDPKEAYLLDKYIRAVDKGDISVLVGYEQYQAVGEQIDEWLVGQRTQDGTEIKGFVSHFVDRIIGQQAANDIPMPGMRRGVAIEDALEALRNPVSVGQIQMSSNGLKSVTYEGRNCIARVNPDTGMLIQCNPN; from the coding sequence ATGGCAAATTATAATGGAAAGAAAAAAGTGCGCGTAACAGCGGGAAGCATCAAAAATTCCGGAAGTACATGGCGGGATACGGAAGATAAAGGGAAACATACGGAGAAAGTGCGCGTGACGGCGGGGAACATCAGGAACGCGGGGAGCACGCAGAGGCAGCCGGGCAGTAAGCCGGAAAAGAAACAAGAGGCGGGCGGCGCATGGGTGACGGCGGGGAATATCAGGAACGCGGGGAGCGTATGGCGGCCGTATACAAGCAGGCGCACACCGGCGGCGCAAAACAGCGCGCCATGGGAAAAGGTGACGCAGTATGCGCCCGGGCCTGCGGAAAGTATTGCGCCGTTTTTACAGCTGGACCCCGAGGAAAAGCTGGCGGCGGGCTGGGCAGGCGGGCGCAAGGGGGGAGTTTCGGCGTGGGAACAACCGTTTGCGGCGGGTGCAGTCCCGGACCAGACGAAAATACTTTCGGAGATGACGGCAAAAGCCGCGGAGGGAGAGAAAGCAAAAGACTGGGCGGATTACACGAACCAGCTGGGGACGGGAAACGATACGCAGGCCAAAAGCACGAAAAGCGTAGACGCGGCAACTCAGCCGGGGCTTTATGAGAAATGGTATATTGTCGACCAAAGCTATAAGGCGTTCAACGACCAGATTGACGCGCAGCTTGCCGAGCAGGAAAAAAGCCTGAAGCCGGGATACGTTATCAACAGGCCTACACAGGAAGAACGGGATAAATGGTTCCGGGAAATGATGAAGGAAAACGGGATGGGGAGTTATCTAGTGACGGGCATGCCGGACCAATCGGACGAAGGTTACCGGGATTATGTGAAGAAGATAGCGGAACTCGAAGCGGATTACGCCCGGCTGGATGAATATGACAAGGTTGCCGCGCAGGAGCAGGTGCAACGGGAGAATAAACAGCCGGAGTGGTGGGAATATTTCGTCCTGCCGGCGCACACCGCCTATAAATACTGGAAAAACGGACAGCCGGAAGACGCATATACGCGGGCGCAGAGCTATATCAGACAAGACCAGACGGTAAACGACCTCGAGGGCAGGATTGAAGCGCTCGATATGCAGATCAAAGCGGCCCCGGAGGGAAACAAACAGAAGCTGGAGGAAGAAAAGGACGAGCTGACCAGGCAGCTGGATGCGCGGAGAGTACAGCTGACCCAATATGCGCAGGAGAGGATCGCCGGAGAATATGAGCAGATCGCGCAGGACGCGGATTTTGCGGAGCTTGCCGTGGCGGGCGCGGCAAAGGGCGGGAAGCTGAAGGCTGTCAAAAAAAACCCGGTGGGGAGCGCGTTTCTTTCGGCAGACGCCCCGCTTTACGGAGCGATGACGCAGGAGGAGCAGGACGTCTATCACGCGCATCTTGCGCGCGGGGGAGAGCAGGAGGCGAACGCATATTTTGAGTCGATCCGGGAGCGGCTGAGCGGCCGCACCGCGCAGTTTGGCGAAAAAATAACGAACATGATGGGAACGGATGAGGTCTTTGAGCAAACAGGCCTGCCGGAGTTCATGCGGGCGGCGCAGCAAGGCACAGTGCAGACCATAAAAGGGGGCGCTTCCTTCCTGGCAGGGGGAACGGAGGCTGTGCAGGGGCTTGGACAAACCGCGCGGATGGCATTCTTGGGGGAAGAAGCGCCGCTTCCGCAGAGCTATCTCCAGAAAACGCAGCAACTATTCCGCGAGGATATGGACGGCGTGGAGGCCGTGGTGAACGATATTCTTTATGGAATAGGCGAAATGCTGCCGGCCGTTGCGGTAGGCATCGCAACGGGAGGCGCGGGCGTTCCGGCTGCGGTGGGCAGCGCGGTCTCGTCGCTTGTGACGGCGGGCACCTCCTTTGGTTCGACCTATTCACAAGCCCGGCGGGAGGGAAAGGAGGCGGGGGAAGCGGCCTCTTACGCCCTGCTGACGGCGGCAAGCGAAGCGGCGCTGCAATATGGGTTTTCGGGCGTGAAAGCATTAGGCGGGAGCGCGCTTTCGCGCACGCTCGGGAAAAAACTCGATGGGGTGCTGGGGAAGCTGGCCTCGGGAAATCTGGGACAGCGGTTTGCGGGAATGGTACTGAAAAACATCGGGCAGAACGGCGGGGAGTTTGTGGAGGAATACCTGCAAAGCGTGATGACGCCTTTTCTGCGCAACGCGGCCTTTGGGGAAAACAATGAAGTAAGCTTTTTAAGCGAGGACGCGCTGTATGACGGTATGGTGGGGTATTTGACCTCTATGGTGATGAACGTGCCGTATGTGGCGGGGCGCCGGGGCGCCGGAGACGGAGAGGCGGCGCTTGCGATATCTGACGCACAGCGGATCCTGCAAAGCGGGGAGGAGACGCTTACGCCACAGGAACGGGCACTGCAAAGCGGACTTTTGGAGGCGGTGGAGACGGGACGAATCGGGCCGGAGGTGCGGGAGGCGCTGCCGTTGTCTGCAAATGAGCGCATCGCGGCGGCGCAGGTGCGGATATGGGCGGAGAATGGGAGGCTGAATGAGACGATAGGGCTGGAGCAGGACATTGGAACGCTCGCACCGCAGGAGCAGGCATTGTGCCGGGAAGTGCAGGAGGCAGTGGAAAGCGGAAGGGTGACGGCGGAGCTGAAGGAAAAGCTGGGGCTTCCGGGGAACGACCGCGTGGCAGTGGGGCTATTGCGGACATGGGCGCAGGACGGAACGATCGCGCGGCTGATAGGAGACGTACAGGCCGGGCAGGTGAGAGGAGAACTGGAAAGGAGGGGAGAGTGGAGCAACGGAGAGGCGCATACAGATAGATTGAAGCCGATTGACATCGAAAGGAAAGCTTCGAACGACACTGTTTACAGGGAAATCGTGCTGTCGGAGACCTACCAGCCCTATAAACAGTTTGGAGATGAAGCGGAGTATGAGGCCGCTATAAGAGAATATAATATGGAAGGAGCGCCGGAAAGCCTTGCCGAATACAGCGAATTGCGTTATACTGACCCAAAAGAAGCGTATCTGCTGGACAAATATATACGGGCAGTTGACAAGGGAGATATATCGGTTCTGGTAGGATATGAGCAATACCAAGCTGTAGGGGAGCAAATAGACGAATGGCTCGTAGGGCAGCGGACGCAGGACGGAACAGAGATCAAAGGGTTTGTATCGCACTTTGTGGACAGGATCATAGGGCAGCAGGCGGCAAATGATATTCCAATGCCCGGAATGCGCCGGGGCGTTGCGATAGAAGACGCGCTGGAGGCGTTAAGGAATCCTGTTTCTGTTGGCCAAATTCAAATGAGCAGTAATGGATTAAAATCTGTAACATATGAAGGAAGGAATTGTATCGCAAGAGTTAATCCGGACACAGGAATGCTAATACAATGCAATCCCAATTAA
- a CDS encoding NusG domain II-containing protein, which produces MQKKLVTKSDIIFTVVIAAAVLLVWFFTLPRAEGKTVVIRRGGETVAILPLTEDTTCEVDGLYHNVFEIEGGSVRVAETDCPNRQCEKTGNISRAGEAIVCAPNGVTATITGGEADVDGITGS; this is translated from the coding sequence ATGCAAAAAAAACTGGTTACCAAAAGCGATATCATCTTCACTGTGGTCATTGCCGCAGCCGTTCTTTTGGTATGGTTTTTTACCCTGCCGCGTGCGGAGGGCAAAACGGTGGTCATCCGCCGGGGCGGAGAAACCGTAGCCATCCTGCCGCTTACGGAAGATACGACCTGTGAGGTGGACGGGCTTTATCATAATGTTTTCGAAATCGAGGGAGGCTCCGTGCGCGTTGCGGAGACGGACTGCCCGAACCGCCAATGCGAAAAAACGGGAAACATCTCCCGCGCTGGCGAGGCTATTGTGTGTGCGCCCAATGGCGTGACCGCGACGATCACGGGAGGGGAGGCGGATGTCGATGGCATTACAGGATCATAA
- the argS gene encoding arginine--tRNA ligase — MDLKTALAETIAAAAGLPAGEVLEMIETPPDPKMGDAALPCFKLAKELRKAPPVIAQELAEKIEAPDFVARAEVTGGYLNFFYDRKFYAESVLQMLGKAREDWGRSEIGAGRTVVIDYSSVNIAKPFHIGHLSSTAIGSALYKIYQHLGYNVVGVNHLGDWGTQFGKLIAAYKMWGNDDEINRDSVSAMLKLYVRFHEEAEQDESLNEQGRAWFKKIEDGDEEALRIFGWFKELTLREAKRVYELLDVQFDSFAGESFYNDKIPAVLDELREKNLLEQSEGAFVVRLDEEGLPPAIILKSDGTTLYATRDLAAAEYRKKTYDFYKNLYVVAYQQNLHFKQLFAVLKKMGHAWADGCEHVAFGMVSLEDGTMSTRKGKIVLLEDVLKKAVEKTLAVIEEKNPGLADKKKAASDIGIGAVIFSTLSQSRIKDITFSFDRVLNYDGETGPYVQYTHTRCASVLARHEDTGAQADLTVLENDDAFAVLKLLASFPQTLVAASEKNEPFYVTRYLLDLAQAFNKYYYEYRIIDDNAAQTKARVALTQAVKDTLKTGLRLLGIKAPNKM; from the coding sequence ATGGATTTGAAAACCGCACTTGCGGAAACAATTGCAGCAGCGGCGGGACTTCCCGCAGGCGAGGTTCTGGAAATGATAGAAACGCCGCCCGACCCGAAGATGGGCGACGCGGCGCTGCCGTGTTTCAAGCTTGCAAAGGAGCTGCGAAAAGCGCCGCCGGTGATCGCGCAGGAGCTGGCGGAAAAAATCGAGGCGCCGGATTTTGTGGCGCGCGCGGAAGTGACGGGCGGATACCTTAATTTCTTTTACGACAGGAAATTCTATGCGGAAAGCGTGCTCCAAATGCTTGGGAAAGCCAGGGAAGACTGGGGACGGTCGGAGATTGGCGCGGGCAGGACGGTGGTGATCGATTATTCTTCCGTCAATATCGCAAAGCCGTTTCATATCGGCCATCTTTCGAGCACGGCCATTGGCAGCGCGCTGTATAAGATATATCAGCACCTTGGCTATAACGTGGTGGGCGTGAACCACCTCGGCGATTGGGGAACACAGTTCGGCAAACTGATCGCAGCCTATAAGATGTGGGGAAACGACGACGAGATCAACCGGGATTCCGTATCTGCTATGCTGAAGCTGTATGTGCGCTTCCATGAGGAAGCGGAGCAGGATGAGAGCCTGAACGAACAGGGACGGGCGTGGTTCAAAAAGATCGAGGATGGGGACGAAGAAGCGCTGCGTATCTTTGGATGGTTCAAGGAACTCACGCTGCGCGAGGCAAAGCGCGTATACGAGCTTTTGGACGTACAGTTCGACAGCTTTGCGGGCGAAAGCTTTTATAATGACAAAATCCCGGCGGTTTTGGATGAGCTGCGGGAGAAGAACCTGCTCGAGCAGAGCGAAGGGGCCTTCGTGGTGCGTCTCGACGAGGAGGGGCTGCCCCCGGCGATCATTTTGAAATCGGACGGCACGACGCTGTATGCGACGCGCGACCTTGCGGCGGCGGAATACCGTAAGAAAACGTATGACTTTTATAAGAACCTGTATGTGGTAGCATACCAGCAGAACCTGCATTTCAAGCAGTTGTTTGCTGTGCTGAAGAAGATGGGCCACGCGTGGGCGGACGGCTGCGAACATGTGGCGTTCGGGATGGTGTCGCTCGAGGACGGGACGATGTCTACCCGCAAGGGCAAGATCGTACTGCTCGAGGACGTACTGAAAAAGGCGGTGGAAAAAACGCTGGCGGTGATCGAGGAGAAGAATCCCGGACTTGCCGACAAGAAAAAGGCCGCGTCTGATATCGGCATCGGCGCGGTGATCTTTTCGACGTTATCGCAAAGCCGTATCAAGGACATCACGTTCTCCTTTGACCGGGTGTTGAATTACGACGGGGAAACGGGCCCGTATGTGCAGTATACACACACGCGGTGCGCCTCCGTGCTTGCGCGGCACGAGGATACGGGCGCGCAGGCGGACCTTACGGTTTTGGAAAACGACGACGCGTTTGCGGTCCTGAAGCTGCTTGCCTCCTTCCCGCAGACGCTTGTGGCGGCAAGCGAGAAGAACGAGCCGTTTTATGTGACGCGCTACCTCCTGGACCTTGCCCAGGCGTTCAACAAGTATTATTATGAATACAGGATCATTGACGATAACGCGGCGCAGACGAAGGCGCGCGTGGCGCTTACGCAGGCGGTGAAGGATACGCTGAAGACAGGCCTCAGGCTGTTGGGAATCAAGGCGCCGAACAAGATGTGA
- the serS gene encoding serine--tRNA ligase, giving the protein MLDLRVLRDNFKTVADALKKRGKQIELDAVMKLDEERRAMMTKVEELKAKRNRISKEIPMMKKKGEDVTGIMMEMKVLASQIKDYDAELQIMSAHLNQLMMTIPNRPDASVPAGTDDSDNKEVRKFLEPTKFDFKPKAHWDIGHDLGILDPEIGAKVAGSRFVFYKGLGARLERVVMNFMLNTHTEQNGYTEVIPPFVANQKSMEGTGQLPKFAEDMYHIEDTDLYLIPTAEVPVTNMYRESIIDGEELPIYRCAYTPCFRAEAGSAGRDTKGLIRLHQFNKVELVKFTRPEESYLELEKLVANAESILQILQIPYRVVLLCGGDLGFSSAKTYDIEVWMPSYGRYVEISSCSNFEDFQARRANIRFRDSDGSLKYVHTLNGSGLAVGRTVAAIMENYQQADGSIKVPDALRPYMGREVIRGIK; this is encoded by the coding sequence ATGCTGGATTTAAGAGTATTGCGCGATAATTTCAAGACAGTTGCGGACGCGCTCAAAAAGCGGGGCAAACAGATCGAGCTTGACGCGGTCATGAAGCTGGACGAAGAGCGCCGCGCGATGATGACAAAGGTGGAGGAGCTGAAAGCAAAACGCAACAGGATCTCTAAAGAAATCCCCATGATGAAGAAAAAGGGGGAGGATGTTACGGGCATCATGATGGAGATGAAGGTGCTCGCTTCACAGATCAAGGATTACGACGCGGAGCTGCAGATCATGTCGGCGCATTTGAACCAACTGATGATGACGATCCCGAACCGCCCGGACGCGAGCGTTCCGGCGGGCACGGACGACAGCGACAACAAGGAGGTTCGTAAATTCCTCGAGCCGACCAAATTTGATTTCAAGCCGAAGGCGCACTGGGATATTGGGCACGACCTCGGAATCCTTGACCCGGAGATTGGAGCGAAGGTCGCGGGGAGCCGTTTTGTGTTCTATAAAGGGCTGGGCGCGCGCCTTGAGCGCGTGGTTATGAATTTTATGCTGAACACGCATACCGAGCAGAATGGATATACCGAGGTGATCCCGCCTTTCGTGGCAAACCAGAAATCCATGGAGGGTACGGGGCAGCTTCCGAAATTTGCGGAGGATATGTACCACATCGAGGACACGGACCTGTACCTTATCCCGACGGCAGAGGTCCCGGTTACGAATATGTACCGCGAATCCATTATCGACGGGGAGGAGCTTCCCATTTACCGCTGCGCTTATACGCCGTGCTTCCGCGCGGAGGCGGGCAGCGCGGGACGCGACACCAAGGGGCTTATCCGCCTGCACCAATTCAACAAGGTGGAGCTGGTGAAGTTTACCCGCCCGGAGGAATCCTATCTCGAGCTTGAAAAGCTGGTGGCAAACGCGGAGAGCATCCTCCAGATATTGCAGATTCCGTACCGTGTGGTGCTGCTGTGCGGCGGCGACCTCGGGTTCTCGTCCGCGAAAACATATGATATTGAGGTATGGATGCCGAGCTATGGGCGCTATGTGGAAATTTCGTCCTGCTCGAACTTTGAGGATTTCCAGGCACGGCGCGCGAACATCCGCTTCCGCGACAGCGATGGTTCGCTGAAATATGTGCATACCCTCAATGGCAGCGGGCTTGCCGTGGGACGCACGGTCGCTGCGATCATGGAAAACTACCAGCAGGCGGACGGCAGCATCAAGGTGCCGGACGCACTGCGGCCGTATATGGGGCGCGAAGTGATCCGCGGGATAAAATAA